In Gemmatimonadota bacterium, one genomic interval encodes:
- a CDS encoding dihydroorotase, producing the protein MAPPSRTVLLRGGRVIDPSQDLDRQADVLLADGKVARIADNITPPEGAEVRQLRGLVVCPGLIDLHVHLREPGGEHKETIASGARAAAAGGFAAVCAMPNTDPPVDDPAAVGFVVAEGVRAGAARVYPVGAISVGQKGEHLTEVGEMVDAGAIAISDDGYPVADAGLMRLALEYAQTFGIPVASHCEDRSLSRGGAMNEGAVATRLGILGIPAAAEDVVIARDLLLAELTGGRLHIQHVSTRRGVEMIREAKRRGVPVTAEATPHHFALTEDAVEGYRTEMKVNPPLRAAADVAAVREGLADGTLDAIATDHAPHHYDEKEQAFDDAPFGVIGLETALGLALTELVGKGILTLPQLVDRMSCAPARAFRLSGGTLRAGAPADLTVFDPAAEWTVVPEQLLSRSRNTAFAGWKLRGRALVTIVDGRVIWDQLSAGAAEEAHAPRSPRARAG; encoded by the coding sequence ATGGCGCCGCCGAGTAGAACCGTGCTCCTGCGGGGCGGGCGAGTGATCGACCCGTCGCAGGACCTCGACCGGCAGGCAGACGTGCTTCTGGCAGACGGCAAGGTGGCCCGCATTGCCGATAACATCACGCCGCCCGAGGGTGCCGAGGTCCGCCAGCTCCGCGGCCTCGTGGTTTGTCCCGGGCTCATTGACCTGCACGTCCACCTGCGCGAGCCCGGCGGCGAGCACAAGGAGACCATTGCCAGCGGCGCCCGTGCCGCCGCTGCCGGCGGGTTCGCGGCTGTCTGCGCCATGCCCAACACTGACCCGCCGGTGGACGACCCGGCCGCGGTCGGCTTCGTCGTCGCTGAGGGGGTGCGCGCCGGCGCCGCGCGCGTCTACCCCGTGGGCGCGATCTCCGTGGGGCAAAAAGGCGAGCACCTGACCGAGGTCGGGGAAATGGTGGATGCCGGCGCCATTGCCATATCCGATGACGGCTACCCGGTCGCCGACGCCGGGCTCATGCGGCTCGCTCTCGAGTATGCGCAGACCTTCGGTATCCCCGTCGCCAGCCATTGCGAGGACCGGAGCCTCTCCCGCGGCGGCGCCATGAACGAGGGCGCGGTCGCGACGCGGCTCGGCATCCTGGGCATCCCCGCCGCGGCGGAAGACGTCGTGATCGCCCGCGATCTGCTGCTCGCCGAGCTGACCGGCGGGCGGCTGCATATCCAGCACGTCTCGACGCGGCGCGGCGTCGAGATGATCCGCGAGGCGAAGCGCCGGGGCGTGCCCGTCACCGCCGAGGCGACGCCGCACCACTTCGCGCTGACCGAGGACGCGGTGGAAGGCTACCGCACCGAGATGAAAGTGAACCCGCCGCTGCGCGCCGCCGCGGATGTCGCGGCCGTGCGCGAGGGCCTTGCGGACGGCACGCTGGACGCCATCGCCACCGATCACGCGCCCCACCACTATGACGAGAAGGAGCAGGCCTTCGACGACGCACCATTCGGCGTGATCGGGCTCGAAACCGCCCTCGGCCTGGCCCTCACCGAGCTGGTGGGTAAGGGGATCCTGACCCTGCCCCAGCTCGTGGACCGCATGAGCTGCGCGCCCGCCCGCGCGTTCCGCCTGTCCGGCGGCACCCTGCGTGCCGGCGCGCCCGCCGATCTCACCGTCTTCGACCCCGCCGCCGAATGGACCGTCGTGCCCGAGCAGCTCCTGTCGCGCAGCCGTAACACCGCCTTCGCCGGGTGGAAGCTGCGCGGCCGCGCCCTGGTCACCATCGTGGACGGCCGCGTGATCTGGGACCAGCTCTCGGCCGGTGCCGCGGAAGAAGCGCACGCCCCGCGCTCGCCCAGGGCTCGAGCCGGCTGA